A window of Actinomycetota bacterium contains these coding sequences:
- the thiS gene encoding sulfur carrier protein ThiS, translating to MEVVANGKPYEVEPGLTVAGFIRLRGLDPGYVVVERNGEALERAGYETTALERGDRLELVRAVAGGGR from the coding sequence GTGGAGGTCGTCGCCAACGGCAAGCCGTACGAGGTCGAGCCCGGTCTGACCGTCGCCGGGTTCATCCGTCTCCGCGGACTCGATCCCGGCTACGTGGTCGTCGAGCGCAACGGCGAGGCGCTCGAGCGGGCCGGATACGAGACCACCGCCCTGGAACGGGGAGACCGGCTGGAGCTGGTCCGCGCCGTGGCCGGCGGTGGCCGGTAG